A region of Lycium barbarum isolate Lr01 chromosome 1, ASM1917538v2, whole genome shotgun sequence DNA encodes the following proteins:
- the LOC132613513 gene encoding uncharacterized protein LOC132613513 — protein MTPASSSSWGGSSGRGCALIGRGSSHFSRGGYQSGRGSSQASRGEDYVDSPSLESVPVVSEFAEIRAHQFDDAPLCKIRDKVLSGEAKENVLDDEGALKIKGRVWVPRMGGLIRLILEEANSSKYSIYPGMIKMYRALRQHYWWGRLKRDIIDFVARCLNFQQFEYKHQKPGGVLQRMPIPE, from the exons ATGACTCCGGCATCTTCTAGTAGCTGGGGTGGTTCTTCAGGTAGAGGCTGCGCTCTTATAGGCCGCGGTAGTTCACATTTCTCTAGGGGTGGATATCAGTCTGGTAGAGGTAGTTCTCAGGCTTCCAGGGGAGAAGATTA TGTTGATTCACCATCGCTTGAGTCTGTGCCtgttgtgagcgagttcgcggag ATCAGAGCTCATCAGTTCGATGATGCCCCGTTAtgtaagattcgtgataaggtgttgagtggtgaggccaaggagaaCGTGCTTGATGATGAGGGGGCCTTGAAAATCAAGGGACGTGTCTGGGTTCCTCGTATGGGTGGTCTGATTCGTTTGATATTAGAAGAGGCTAATAGTTCTAAGTATTCTATTTATCCGGGTATGATAAAGATGTATCGTGCTTTGAGACAGCACTACTGGTGGGGCAGGTTGAAGAGAGATATTATAGATTTTGTTGCTCGGTGTTTAAATTTCCAGCAATTTGAGTATAAGCACCAAAAACctggtggtgtgcttcagaggatgcccattcccgaataA